Proteins from a genomic interval of Oxyura jamaicensis isolate SHBP4307 breed ruddy duck chromosome 10, BPBGC_Ojam_1.0, whole genome shotgun sequence:
- the CALML4 gene encoding calmodulin-like protein 4 isoform X2, giving the protein MAKFLSQDQINEFKECFSLYDKKQKGKIKATDLMAVMRCLGASPTPGEVQRHLHLHKIERNAELDFSTFLNIMYRQMKQEEPEKEILTALSMIDRQKRGVITVSELRAKLTNLGEKLSEEEGISLHRDAVCAPELSKNSPVCLKAAPLCQR; this is encoded by the exons ATG GCAAAATTTCTGTCGCAGGATCAAATTAACg AGTTCAAGGAATGCTTCTCCCTGTAcgacaagaaacaaaaaggcaagATCAAAGCCACCGACCTGATGGCCGTGATGCGGTGCCTGGGAGCCAGCCCGACGCCAGGGGAGGTGCAGAGGCACCTTCACTTGCACAAGATTG AGCGAAACGCAGAACTGGATTTCTCCACTTTCCTGAATATAATGTACAGGCAAATGAAGCAGGAGGAGCCTGAGAAGGAAATCCTCACGGCCTTGTCCATGATAGACAGGCAGAAGAGAGGGGTCATCACTGTCTCCGAGTTGAGGGCCAAGCTGACAAACTTGGGAGAAAAACTCTCCGAGGAAGAAGGTATTTCACTACACAGAGACGCAGTGTGTGCTCCTGAGCT aagtaaaaatagtcCTGTCTGTCTGAAAGCTGCTCCCCTCTGCCAAAGGTGA
- the CLN6 gene encoding ceroid-lipofuscinosis neuronal protein 6: MQGSARRRPFPAAAPGSPQPPGTIYPGRHGAGKTEDTFKTSQFHLDLWFYFTLQNWVLDFGRPIAMIILPLEWFPLNKPSAGDYFHMAYNVITPFLLLKLIERSPKTLPRSMVYVSIIMFVMGASIHLVGDSVNHRLIFSGYQHHLSVRENPIIKNLKPETLIDSFELLYYYDEYLGHSMWYIPFFLILFIYFTGCFTPVEDESRMPVAALLLMGPSSLYYWYLVTEGQIFILYIFTFFAMMALVMHQKRKGLVLDSNGLFLFYSFIITLVLIAVWVIWLWNDKILRKKYPGVIYIPEPWAFYTLHMNNLHAGKESF; this comes from the exons GCATGGAGCTGGCAAGACCGAGGACACCTTCAAGACCTCCCAGTTTCACCTCGATCTCTGGTTCTACTTCACGCTGCAGAACTGGGTGCTGGACTTCGGCCGGCCCATCGCTATG aTAATCCTGCCTTTGGAGTGGTTTCCTCTAAACAAACCGAGTGCTGGAGACTATTTTCACATGGCTTACAACGTTATCACACCATTTCTTCTGCTAAAG CTCATCGAACGCTCCCCTAAGACCTTGCCCCGCTCCATGGTGTATGTCAGCATCATCATGTTCGTCATGGGCGCAAGCATCCACCTGGTTGGGGACTCCGTAAACCATCGCCTGATTTTCAGCGGCTACCAGCACCATCTGTCTGTAAGGGAGAACCCCATCATCAAGAACCTGAAGCCAGAGACGCTG ATTGATTCCTTTGAGCTGCTGTACTACTACGATGAGTATTTAGGTCACTCGATGTG GTACATCCCTTTCTTTCTGATCCTGTTCATATATTTCACCGGCTGCTTCACTCCTGTTGAAGATGAGAGCAGGATGCCGGTGGCTGCCTTGCTTCTGATGGGGCCGAGCAGCCTTTATTACTG GTATCTCGTGACAGAGGGGCAGATCTTCATCCTctacattttcactttctttgccATGATGGCTTTGGTGATGCACCAGAAACGCAAAGGACTCGTCCTGGACAGCAATGGGCTCTTTCTCTTCTACTCGTTCATCATAACGCTGGTCCTCATTGCTGTCTGGGTGATTTGGCTGTGGAACGACAAAATCCTCAGGAAGAAGTACCCTGGCGTGATCTATATCCCCGAGCCATGGGCATTTTACACCCTGCACATGAACAACCTCCACGCAGGAAAGGAAAGTTTCTAA